One genomic window of Tenacibaculum tangerinum includes the following:
- the pckA gene encoding phosphoenolpyruvate carboxykinase (ATP) yields MTNLDTKTISLDNLGIKNATVRYQLTSDELHNTTIEKEQGVETSFGALAVKTGEFTGRSPKDRFIVKDDITKDQVWWGDINIPFDSEKFDKLYDKVTNYLSNKEVFVRDSYACADEAYKLNIRVVNEYPWSNMFAYNMFLRPTEEELKNFSPEWTVINAPGFMADPAVDGTRQHNFAILNFTKKIALVGGTGYTGEIKKGIFSALNFILPVFKNTLPMHCSANVGKDGDTAIFFGLSGTGKTTLSTDPTRSLIGDDEHGWTAENSIFNFEGGCYAKVIDLSKDKEPEIYGAIKRGAILENVVMDDEGNVDFHDTSITQNTRVSYPIYHIENIQTPSKGENPKNIFFLTADAFGVLPPISKLTPGQAAYHFISGYTAKVAGTEAGVTEPQPSFSACFGAPFMPLHPTRYAEMLSKKMKETGVNVWLVNTGWFAGPYGVGNRMKLKYTRAMINAALTGGLPEGITREHYHIHSVFGLAQPRTCPGVPDELLSQRKAWNNDEAYYKTAHKLADSFRNNFKKFEDYANDEILAGGPPVAEK; encoded by the coding sequence ATGACAAATCTTGATACGAAAACGATATCGTTAGATAATTTAGGCATAAAAAACGCTACGGTTCGTTATCAATTAACTTCAGACGAGTTACACAACACCACTATTGAAAAAGAACAAGGAGTAGAAACTAGTTTTGGAGCATTGGCAGTTAAAACAGGTGAGTTTACAGGTCGTTCTCCTAAAGACCGTTTTATCGTTAAAGACGATATAACGAAAGACCAAGTTTGGTGGGGAGATATTAATATCCCTTTCGATTCAGAAAAATTTGACAAGCTATACGATAAAGTAACCAACTATTTATCAAACAAAGAAGTGTTTGTACGCGATAGTTATGCATGTGCAGATGAAGCTTACAAATTAAATATTCGTGTGGTAAACGAATATCCTTGGAGCAATATGTTTGCATACAACATGTTTTTACGTCCTACAGAGGAAGAATTGAAGAATTTTTCTCCAGAATGGACCGTAATAAATGCTCCTGGTTTTATGGCAGATCCAGCAGTAGACGGAACGCGCCAACACAACTTTGCGATTTTAAACTTTACCAAAAAAATAGCACTAGTTGGTGGTACAGGATATACAGGAGAAATTAAAAAAGGAATTTTCTCTGCCTTAAACTTTATTTTACCCGTATTTAAAAACACCTTACCAATGCACTGTTCTGCAAACGTTGGTAAAGATGGTGATACAGCTATTTTCTTCGGATTATCGGGTACAGGTAAAACGACCCTATCTACCGATCCGACACGTAGTTTAATTGGCGATGATGAGCACGGTTGGACTGCTGAAAATTCCATCTTTAATTTTGAAGGAGGATGTTATGCAAAGGTAATCGACTTATCTAAAGACAAAGAACCAGAGATATACGGAGCCATTAAAAGAGGCGCCATTCTTGAAAATGTGGTGATGGACGATGAAGGGAATGTAGATTTTCATGATACTTCAATTACGCAAAACACACGTGTAAGTTACCCTATTTATCACATCGAAAATATTCAAACACCATCTAAAGGTGAAAACCCAAAGAACATCTTCTTCTTAACCGCAGATGCTTTTGGAGTATTGCCTCCGATTTCTAAATTGACACCAGGGCAAGCGGCGTATCACTTTATTTCTGGATACACGGCTAAAGTGGCAGGAACCGAAGCTGGGGTAACAGAGCCACAACCTAGTTTCTCAGCATGTTTTGGAGCGCCTTTTATGCCATTACATCCAACGCGTTATGCAGAGATGTTAAGTAAGAAAATGAAAGAAACAGGAGTTAATGTGTGGTTGGTAAATACAGGATGGTTTGCAGGACCTTATGGTGTGGGTAACCGTATGAAATTAAAATACACCCGTGCAATGATTAATGCGGCATTAACTGGTGGGTTACCAGAAGGCATTACAAGAGAACATTACCATATTCATTCCGTATTTGGTTTGGCCCAGCCAAGAACTTGTCCAGGAGTGCCTGACGAGTTATTAAGCCAACGTAAGGCTTGGAACAATGATGAAGCCTACTACAAAACAGCCCACAAATTAGCAGATTCGTTTAGAAACAACTTTAAAAAGTTTGAAGATTATGCGAATGATGAGATTTTAGCTGGAGGACCTCCAGTGGCTGAAAAATAA
- a CDS encoding DUF423 domain-containing protein, which translates to MYKNLTTTAVLGVIAVILGAFGAHALKTKLAPEALDSFETAVRYQFFHVLLLLFVNSFTGFTNKEKNKISYFMIAGIVLFSGSIYLIHLANVPAKAIWFVTPLGGILLAVSWSLLAFSFLKRVRKN; encoded by the coding sequence ATGTATAAAAATTTAACAACAACAGCAGTTTTAGGAGTAATTGCTGTGATTTTAGGTGCTTTTGGTGCCCATGCTTTAAAAACAAAACTCGCACCAGAAGCTTTAGATAGTTTTGAAACTGCTGTACGCTATCAGTTTTTTCATGTATTGCTTTTGCTCTTTGTAAATAGTTTTACTGGGTTTACAAATAAAGAAAAGAACAAGATAAGTTACTTTATGATAGCAGGAATTGTATTGTTTTCAGGGTCGATATACCTCATTCACTTGGCAAATGTTCCTGCAAAAGCTATTTGGTTTGTAACACCGCTAGGAGGAATATTGTTAGCAGTTAGTTGGAGTTTGCTCGCTTTCAGCTTCTTAAAAAGAGTTAGGAAGAATTAA